Genomic segment of Nicotiana sylvestris unplaced genomic scaffold, ASM39365v2 Un00102, whole genome shotgun sequence:
ACCCTTCTTGTCCTTTCTAAAACCTCTTCCGCAGGACAATCACACAGAGATTCTGCAGTGTACAGTGAGAAGATGaccaaaaaataaatacaacactttATGAGTCCTTCCGCTTAGGCAAAAGACCATAGCAGCATTGGTACCGAGTTCATTTAACTTGAACCCAGTACTTTCGACGAGGAGCGTATATTTATGTTTAAATTCCAATAAAATTGCAACAAATAGCAAATATGAACTCATAATTTTAAAGATACAATGGTTCGATGCTAATAACCTTCAACGTTGAAACCATATAACTTAAATTCTGGATCTGGCTATAAACGACAGAAGTTCAAGTAGAACACTTAGCTCAGGCTGTGAAGAGGAACATCACTAACTCTTACTGTCTCCTTGATGTTAACTGGAACACCAATGTCGTTTAACTTCAACTCAATCTGGACTGTCGTAACAACAGAAAACAAGTATTCTTCTCTCAAATTCATTCTCAGTTTCAATATTCTCATTTTTCAAGAATTAATATGATCATTTACTTGTGCTAAAAAGGGGCAAACAGTATCATATTCGGAAAACCAATTATCCAAATAACATGCTGAGAGGATCAAATAAATATCCCCTAGGATGATTTTGCAGATTCATCATCTCGCTCTGGCCAGGACAGAGACTGTCAAGTCCATCATAAATACCGACAGCATTGTTAACTTGCAATGATGTTCGCTCTAATATGTGATGTGTTCTCTCCTATCAACTAGTAGTTGAAGAGATAAAAAACATGAAATAGCAAGCAGAAGCTCGTACACTATGAAGCAGGCTTAACAATTACATCTTCACTAGCATATAGTATCAACGGAATCAGGTAAATGCAGTTGGAAAAATCAAGGAAAATGATTCCCATGGGGAATTACATGAATAGATTCTCCAAAGTGGAAATAAACTACATTTCTACAGGaccccaaaaaaaaaaggaaaaagaaactaCAATAAAATCAATAGGGAAGACCTCCATCAGGAAGTTCCCAGTTATCTTCCCCTTCGTCATCCCTTTTGTTCTTAGATGCCTCTTGCTTATCATCTGAGAAATTTCTTGGTGGGCCACGTCTATTCCAATAAAAGAGACGTAAGAATGATAGAAAATTATAATAGTAATTCAAAATGGATGTTATAAAGTTTGCAGTTAAGTTATTTATCCAAAAAATTAATAGTTGGATTATGATCGTAATTTATGAATATCTTCTAAACCACAAAATTAGAAAAGGTTGATATGAAAGGGTTGATGGATCAAGTCTCATTCTAAATCACTAGCTTGACAAATTAGCAATTCGACATTTTGTGGATGACAAAACTAGCAACCAAGAAAACAAACGCCAATAAACAAAGGACGCATAGCCTGCTTCTCTTTCAAGCTTGAAAGCACAATACTTTATTATAAAGAACCAGGCTTTTGAAGCTAAGACACCCTACCACAATTTAGATATAACAAGGAGCTAGCAGAATTCGCTTCTACTGCCACAGACATAATATTGAGGCCTTCTAATTTGACTGGCAATACCAAATTGAAGCTTTATAACTGCTGAGACTATTAGGTTAGCTTTATAGTTATGACATAGGAGACTTCATGTGACGCCCATGACAAAGGTAGACTGACGAGGAATGGTCAAAATTGGGTTGACAAGCCTCACAAAAGGAGTGCACCTGACACCTTAGGCAAATCCCACATCAAAAAGAGAGAAAAGTGATGTGCAATATAAGACAGAGCGCAAGTTCACGTGGTAAGTGCGCTTTAGGACTCATTGATGGTGTAGCTTATGGGAAAATTTTGTGACCAAATCAGACAATACACTCCATGGGCTTGGGTTGTGACACTTTGATAGAATATAAGACAACTTGATAAAGAAATGGATTTTGGGCTTAACTCAACCCAAAAGCTAGCTCAAGAGGTGAGATTGCCCAAGATCATGTAAGGAGACCAAAGGACCAACACCCCACCGATGTGGGATATCCAACACTCTCTGGCATGCTAGGCATGACAACTTGAGCGTGGACAACATAATATGGGGGCCAACATCGGGTCAAACAAGAATTGGGTGAACATGGCTCCAATACCATAATAAAGGAATGGATTTTGGGTTTAACTCAACTTTAAAAGCTAGCTCAAGAGATGAGTATTGCCGAAGAACATGTAAGGAGACCAAAGGTTCAACACTCCACCAATGGGGATATCCAACACCCCCACGCTTAGGCCTGACAAGTGGAGCATAAAAAGCATAATATGGGGGCACAACATCGGGTGAAACAAAAATTGGGTAaacttggctctgataccattgttaaaaaaataaactttaggcCTAACTCAACCCAAAACTAGCTCATGAAATGAAGATTGCCCAACACCATATAAGGCGACCAAAGGATCAACACCCCACCGATGTGGGATATCCAACACAACTCAATGATTCGAATCGTGGCCCAAATAGAGGTAGTTGATAGATTTGAATTAATACCATCAGCACATTCAACTAACCAGAAATACCCAACTCCGAAAAAAAGTAGCATTGAacatttcttgttaattaatggagaagaaaaaaaaagcaaaaacacAAAGGAGACAAACACGGATTTGAAAGGCAAAATGGGGGGAAAGGGTATAAGAGAAGCACCTCTTGCGGTTGCGTTTAGCAGCCTCACGTGACTTGCGCTTCAATTTGTCGTGCTTGTTCTCGAAATATCTCCTACGCTTGCATTCCTGTATGACTCCAGCTCTCATAACCTCCCTACGAAACCGTCCGACAAGCTTCTCTTCGTGCTCATTATCATCCACAATTACCTGAACATTGTATCCCGACCTGAAGTAAAGGGTGTTTGCATTTGCAAGTGAGGGGCAAACGACGGCCGTAACATCAGAATTAGAAGACGATAGTGATAACGGGTATTTGTGATTGTTGATAGGTGTTGAAGAAGAGAGGGAATCAGCAGCGGGAAGAGAGAATTGGAGGGGGGAAGCTTTGGGGGGTGGGGGTTTGGAGGGGGTGAAGAAGGAGAAGAGATTGGCTATGGATGAGACTGCCATTTCAGAAATTGGAGATGAGGTTGTGGCACTGAGCCAATGTTTCCTTTTGGATAGGATGATGCTCCTTTTTTAACTGTGATAAATTCCGGTGACATCAGCTAAAGTGAAAATATTTTTTCGagctaatttttaatttttaaaaattattatttgaagattttaaattattatttttatatttttcagaaactgaCAATTCCAAAAATCAGTTTTACAATTTTTCTAGAAAGTTTTAGAAAATACATGTTTGGTCATAGATTTTGCCAAactttttccaaattttttttgGCAAATACATATTTGTTCATAAATTTTATCCATATTTTGGTAAATTCtcaaaacccaaaacccaaatcccaaaaccaaatccaaaatattactattactatatttttaaaaattgtcccaaacttttgtattttataaaagagcacaccatttattattttgtaacaatattgATTCGTCTTCTCGGTCATCTGAATGTGTATTATatagttcattataaaaatgataGTTTTGTgccaaatttatttatgttcaggactatGGTTTGTGATAATGATAATGAATATTATTGGTGAAGGTATTGTTGGGTATTTCTGATAATTTTTAGAACTTGTCGGTATAAATCATGTTTcatgtttttttaaaaagaaagtgaaatataTTTTGAGAActgatgtccaaacacattttcatcttaaAAACAAACTTCACTCAAattaaatttttgaaaacaaatttaAAAATTTATGACCAAATGTTAGCTTAACTCAAGCAAACAcatttagaaaaagaaaaaaaaaactgatCTTGCATACTCAAAAACTTCAAACTCCACCTATATGTAAAGATTCTCATACTTCCAAGTTCCAACTGCACTGTTCTATTTACGACATAATAAGTAAAAATTTATGAGTAAGATGATGTTATTACactattttgcataaacatgtcTTTTTAGGACATAAGGCATAGTAATTTATAGGTAAGATGATATAATTACATGTTTTGCCTAAACTTGTCACCAAGTGAAAGTTTATTGCGGATCCTAGGAGCTTAGGTTATCTCGTCCGAGGGACAAGTATAATAATATTGAAGGTAAATAGATGAGATTATTTTATCTTGTGTTtgattaaattttttattttgatgtaaatTTTTGCGAAATTACCTATATCACATATTTTGATATTATATTTGCCACATTTTATGTGGGATAACAATTtcggaataagttaaccataggACAAAAGATAACAACACGACTCTTGTATAAAACTCTTCTCCCAAAGTGAAACTCAAGTTTAAAATGGAAAATAAAAGTTATTCAAGTTAATTTATTTATAATTCCGGTATAACTTGCAAATCAAAGGACAATATTTGTGGGGCAGAATAGGTCAGGGATTTCAAAATTAAGGATAATCTACGCGATCTACCCATTAAAAATACCAGTTAACTCcatatacttttaaaatatttattttacatTCTATACCTACTTTATAAAACTTTATTTACTTCTTAAatctttaatattattttatgacATTAAACATATCCCATCTTTTAAGGGATTAGATTATCTCCCTCAGATTCTTTTAGGATATCTTCAATCAACACTTAATTGGGATAATATTATATCTTTCTCAAAAATGTAGTAAGTTTCGTGTACCCCTATTCTTTCTTACTGGTTCGATCACATGATCACTTATTTAAAGTTTTTCCTCTCAAGCAAATAGCAAGCAAAAAATTAAGGAAAGGATGAAGAGAAAATTGACTTTCCATAGCGCTGGAAAAATACTTGGAAAGGGCGATAAAGTTTTTTCTCCTATTAAAATTCAATCGGGAGAAGTGAAATTATTGGATGAAACTCCACATGCAATCTGTGAATCAGCTTTCAACAGAGATGATAATGCTAGATTTGTGaaattacaaactcaaaattcTAAAGTTCGAGCACCCAGAAAGAATGATGGCATAAAAAGTTAGTAGGAAAAATACGACATGGTAAAAATTAGGGTTCCAGGTCTAAAAAGACGAAATGTTGGTGACAACAATGGCGGAAAGAAGCTTTTAGTATTGTTAGAAACCAAGCATACCACAATATATTAAATTGGAGTACAATATTCAAATCAAGCATCCCACAATATTCTAATAAAGAATACAATATTCAAATCAAGCATACCACAATATTTAAATTGGTATACAACATTCAAATCAAATATATCGCAATATTCTAATTTAGAATATAATattcaaactaaaataaaatattagAATAAAATATTCAAACCAACACACTTTAATAGTATATCACATTAATAGTTTATTCTATTTATGATTAAATGTTGGTATATTGTTAGAAATTATTTGGAATACTAGTGTTCTTTAATAGTATATTCTAGTAATGTTGATGTAAAATTTTAATTGGATACTTCAAAAGAATATTCTAGTATTATATTTTGAATATTAAGATACACATTAGAATACTTTTGAGTTGTAAATCAAAAACTAATTTGAATATGTGAGTGAAATAATAATATAAATTGAATATCATTGTGTAGTTATTTAATATTATCATAGATATAGTAAATATTCTCTGTTTTAAATTAAATGATATATAAAGTAAATGTTATCAATATAAAAAAACGAATATGCCTCTTTATTTTAAGAATATTATTGTAAATGTATATTGAATATATAAACTAAATAATATCTATGGTTTAAATTGAATACTGCTATTTATTATGGAATGCATATTTAATTTCGTTACTTTGATGAGTTTGTATTGTAAAATGTAATATATTTTCTAGTAATATGATAAACTTGAGTAATTGACTTTGATTGGAGGGAGGTAAATAGCAATATTCAATTAGTTACCTCTAGTTATGACTATTTTTAAGGGATATTATCCTATATAATCGTGACGGTTGGATAAAGAAGGTATACGAAATAATTATTtaatgttataaatagaattttatttatggtgaatatctatatttagagagattctagggttcatACTTGGTGGTTAAGTCagtctctccctataaatagaggattCTAttacattgtaattcatcccaaaatcaataagaattctctctccctactttttctgcaatactcttcttcttcttttattgttttataacatgttatcagcacgagactctaacctattgagtagaagctttgggattgagcacAATGATTGTCAGTTGTTCCATTAACTTCCTTCATAATTAAATTcaggatttaaggtaagtattttacttttctctttcaaattcttgacattctataatttgattttaaatacaagcaaagacgataaattgtaattgtaactctaatggagtttgaaagaaattataaccacccaaagtggtaaaatttatatgtcttgccatgatcaaattcatgtatgattgtgggcaaagaattaaaaactcgtcccattgaatttgctccattctcattcccttaagagaatgtgatagcagtatgtaataagtctgaaagaagacaaaattattactatgaatgtatcaatgaatgtggacgtggcaatagacgaaattataatcgtcattatTGTGACaatgagaacaataaggattctcaaaagaATCCTTCACTATGTGataatatttgtcatcgatttgacatgagattttgtaaagcacatattgatgattatggtccattcatgttgtgaatgtgacaacatgtgatttatgaatacatattcattcttggaaaaATATGAGTG
This window contains:
- the LOC104226503 gene encoding small ribosomal subunit protein bS21c, with translation MAVSSIANLFSFFTPSKPPPPKASPLQFSLPAADSLSSSTPINNHKYPLSLSSSNSDVTAVVCPSLANANTLYFRSGYNVQVIVDDNEHEEKLVGRFRREVMRAGVIQECKRRRYFENKHDKLKRKSREAAKRNRKRRGPPRNFSDDKQEASKNKRDDEGEDNWELPDGGLPY